Proteins found in one Anopheles aquasalis chromosome 3, idAnoAquaMG_Q_19, whole genome shotgun sequence genomic segment:
- the LOC126574827 gene encoding C-type lectin 37Db-like, whose translation MIRFRMLPVFAIVLNVMLAQLSYQASDDNTFALFRQKRYHFSTSFKLNWFKAMQYCRTRGMFLLSVRNPQEREAIIEYLYGTGYIKTHQSLMIWTSANDLGEEGEFYWSTTGEHVTYSNWSPGESNNAEFDDCTNENCAVLEYWAHRGAAYNYTFDDRSCKYEYHFICETLSE comes from the exons ATGATCCGATTCCGAATGCTCCCGGTGTTTGCGATTGTTTTAAACGTTATGTTAGCTCAATTATCTTACCAGGCGAGTGATGACAATACATTCGCCTTATTTCGACAGAAGAGGTACCATTTCAGCACTTCCTTCAAG TTGAATTGGTTTAAAGCAATGCAATACTGCAGAACACGCGGAATGTTTTTGCTTTCGGTGCGTAATCCGCAGGAGCGGGAAGCAATCATCGAGTACCTGTACGGTACAGGCTACATCAAAACGCACCAATCTTTAATGATTTGGACATCAGCAAACGATCTCGGTGAGGAAGGGGAATTCTATTGGTCAACGACTGGTGAACATGTAACGTACTCGAACTGGAGCCCTGGCGAGTCAAACAATGCCGAATTTGACGACTGCACTAACGAGAACTGTGCTGTCCTTGAGTACTGGGCACATCGTGGGGCCGCTTATAACTATACCTTCGACGATCGCTCCTGCAAGTATGAATACCACTTTATCTGTGAGACTCTGTCAGAGTAG
- the LOC126574828 gene encoding C-type lectin 37Da-like — protein MDTKRLANIVAILLAFLAISLIRSQDDGSPAFGLYRQKSYYFGDTFRLNWYKASEYCRSRGMFLVSIENEEQLQGVVEYIEKSGFTKTHGILHMWTSANDLGEEGQFFWASTGKRMTYDRWTKNEPNNAKHDNCTFENCAVLEYYLPYSINYTFDDRNCLDGNFFMCETLDA, from the exons ATGGATACGAAACGTTTGGCCAATATTGTTGCAATTCTGCTCGCATTCTTGGCAATCAGTTTGATTCGTTCCCAGGATGACGGTAGCCCAGCGTTTGGTCTATATCGTCAGAAATCGTACTACTTCGGGGACACTTTTCGG CTCAATTGGTACAAAGCGTCGGAATATTGTCGCTCCAGAGGTATGTTCCTCGTGTCCATCGAAAACGAAGAGCAGCTTCAGGGTGTCGTGGAGTACATCGAGAAGAGTGGGTTCACCAAGACGCACGGCATTCTGCACATGTGGACTTCGGCGAACGACCTTGGTGAGGAAGGTCAGTTTTTCTGGGCTTCGACGGGAAAGCGGATGACGTACGATCGTTGGACGAAGAATGAACCGAATAATGCAAAGCATGATAATTGCACGTTCGAGAATTGTGCCGTGCTAGAGTACTACCTACCATACTCCATCAACTACACGTTCGACGATAGGAACTGCCTTGATGGTAACTTTTTCATGTGCGAAACCTTAGATGCATAG
- the LOC126574826 gene encoding pyruvate dehydrogenase [acetyl-transferring]-phosphatase 1, mitochondrial — translation MTNLSLKILSLRSNVATAASFIRSIHHEPALHRSSGGPPKLSPYDVNNILRANEHTQEFFGGSVKCYDSNQLASNSPIEDSRSEASCAHTAGLLLGIFDGHGGPACSQVISKRLMRYIAASLVPPDDLRQHLLNGAQSYSFLNCHNDKLEFVTEIKELYEKSFLQFANELTNTTLAGFQMHQTLENAFIRLDQDLSREAMEMPSLRTMSVAMSGAVALVAHIDGPHLHVASVGDCSAVLGTVTDTGQWVAKKLTNEHNSDNVGEVRRLLSEHPATERDTVIRGERLLGQLAPLRAMGDFRYKWSREQLEQLVVPQFGEQVIAPYYHTPPYLSACPEITHHILTPRDKFLVIASDGLWDTMSAMQTVHLVGEHMYGKAFLQPLTLPKHDITLGEISQMLSTRKAGLQKKPLDRNAATHLIRNALGGTEYGVEHSKLSHMLSLPQDIVRLFRDDITITVVYFDSEYLRNCPT, via the exons ATGACCAATTTATCGCTCAAAATACTGTCCCTCCGGAGTAATGTGGCTACGGCGGCATCGTTTATCCGTAGTATCCACCATGAGCCTGCCCTCCATCGCTCCTCAGGCGGACCACCGAAACTTTCGCCTTACGAT GTCAATAACATACTACGCGCCAACGAGCACACACAGGAGTTCTTCGGTGGGTCCGTAAAGTGCTACGATTCTAACCAGCTTGCCTCGAACTCTCCGATCGAGGATTCGCGCAGTGAAGCGAGCTGTGCGCATACGGccgggctgctgctcggtaTCTTCGATGGACACGGTGGTCCAGCGTGTTCGCAGGTGATAAGCAAACGGTTGATGCGTTACATTGCCGCATCGCTAGTACCACCCGATGATTTGCGGCAACATCTGCTCAACGGTGCTCAAAGCTATTCTTTCCTCAACTGCCACAACGATAAG CTCGAATTTGTTACTGAAATCAAAGAATTGTACGAGAAAAGCTTCCTCCAGTTCGCGAATGAACTCACAAACACCACACTTGCCGGCTTCCAGATGCACCAAACGCTAGAGAACGCCTTCATACGGCTGGATCAGGATTTGTCGCGGGAAGCAATGGAAATGCCCAGTTTGCGAACGATGTCGGTAGCGATGAGCGGTGCTGTGGCCCTTGTCGCGCACATCGATGGTCCCCATCTGCACGTTGCTTCGGTCGGTGATTGTTCGGCCGTGCTGGGCACGGTTACCGATACTGGCCAGTGGGTTGCGAAGAAGCTCACCAACGAGCACAACTCGGACAATGTCGGTGAGGTGCGTCGTTTGTTGAGCGAACATCCGGCCACCGAACGGGATACGGTCATACGGGGCGAGCGATTGCTCGGTCAGTTGGCCCCGTTGCGTGCGATGGGCGATTTCCGGTACAAGTGGAGCCGGGAGCAGCTCGAACAGCTGGTTGTGCCACAGTTTGGTGAGCAGGTGATCGCCCCTTACTACCACACGCCACCCTACTTGAGCGCCTGCCCAGAAATCACGCACCACATTCTAACACCACGCGACAAGTTTCTCGTCATAGCAAGCGATGGACTGTGGGATACAATGAGTGCCATGCAGACGGTACACCTTGTCGGGGAGCACATGTACGGCAAGGCGTTCCTGCAACCGTTAACCCTACCAAAGCACGACATCACGCTCGGTGAAATTAGCCAGATGCTGAGCACGCGGAAGGCGGGTTTACAGAAGAAACCGCTGGATCGGAACGCCGCAACTCACCTGATCAGGAATGCACTCGGTGGTACGGAGTACGGTGTCGAGCATTCGAAACTATCGCACATGCTGTCCCTTCCGCAGGATATTGTGAGACTGTTTCGAGACGATATTACCATCACGGTCGTGTATTTCGATTCGGAGTATCTACGGAATTGTCCCACCTAa
- the LOC126574825 gene encoding mediator of DNA damage checkpoint protein 1 produces MRDQIRITTPRSKRHSVGVTVQASVTVHAPCDAKVTFHRSPATKTTGHSTVRQESGTPVAEAAAGANKRMSLHENLLMRILSTPSDQPLYDRGTPSESQRTTDDSFDSCLSRGGTPVPDLFDHSPDNQLRCNTPPALDGGAGHGPVNPQMQRLMRDLNSPSATARMRALRALKSPSKLKGYGAFDVPHEEQDIITADERVEPVQRTIQEVLRNVCVYVEVRSGTDNRSDGIKEHIASLGARVNERLLKDTTHVIFKDGLLSTYQKAKKMNIPVVSILWIEACKRHTCLMNPDDFKISNHDRYDNPDLYKRIRRQKSMQPGANVAAGTKKRTVTAGAIAKANAVLSPPTKLPTLHRIRKDDRLERILNEFEAENQFTGNGSSSEPIDEYDEMLQAAPKRMLERFRNTPTTSDSPAVAATRATNAGDDGEIDCTPTGVNGTDRSEDITLSRRVLFSAGRGASTKKDKPLTPASKARRKTILFTPQMANVEEEASNTRQETQETNKTPAQQQGTRNRRKTIVATVGDRSSNADVQTPVVAPPARTIRTRRSSMLASVEADVQTLTLEESSVAIPNEPTIRRDRRKTIAFGNDENTPPHAAVAAIGLSSKSRPSTKYNTIYSPKDMDISSVPKTAAISAAVSSSLGNALDHYQTESSSMNVSESEEVRRMSENSKPTSESIHNSTRMSIATTSGSVQSRRRTLFTPGGASDTFMEALEVSETPPSNSTLHTKTRPSSAFLLHGNGSSILHHPKPTSNSTPKEPAPKTLLEEYQSSLRFSSSRAPERRRQTIFDITMDIVDQRLSEINRRAALTAQRNSPEQSSSSSGPLVTPAQDAALRSPPPVQQTAISEYYRKATKSIEKINKPRELITSSSSSSSSSGNSASEAESVPGAEAQPRRRKLFNVQTQDMLFGTKPAAAKVATPKRRSLAPVQMDSKASVGVASAKKRRTTMLFQSPFEAAQTVTAKKQPFQPGRGLPSVVATQNSGSAGPRQYLATTNLHTEQSTFLKEAIGTLGGGFILEADVTANTTHLVTLESRRTINLLRALIRGLWIVRYDWIVASVTAGHWLPEEQFELRDFSPAIQANRSERQAFGKHYRSDLFADYGPIWISPRCNVPPGQLRELLVLCHAKVTGNRGEARYLIVEKDSAKDYRVNGQQICVDALWILDSITINKVKKLSLKYRIER; encoded by the exons ATGCGCGACCAGATTAGGATAACGACGCCACGATCGAAACGGCACTCGGTCGGTGTTACGGTACAGGCGTCGGTCACCGTTCATGCTCCGTGCGATGCAAAAGTAACCTTCCATCGATCACCAGCGACGAAGACGACCGGCCATAGCACCGTCCGCCAGGAGTCGGGCACCCCGGTGGCggaagcagctgctggtgccaaCAAAAGAATGAGTCTGCACGAGAACCTCCTGATGCGCATTCTGTCCACTCCGAGCGATCAGCCTTTGTACGACCGGGGCACACCCTCCGAGTCGCAGCGCACGACCGATGACTCTTTCGACAGTTGCCTATCCCGCGGTGGAACTCCGGTGCCCGATCTGTTTGATCACAGTCCCGACAATCAGTTGCGCTGCAACACACCACCCGCTCTGGACGGAGGGGCGGGCCATGGGCCAGTTAACCCGCAGATGCAACGCCTGATGCGCGACCTCAACAGCCCTTCGGCTACGGCTCGCATGCGTGCACTGCGCGCCCTGAAGTCTCCGAGCAAGCTGAAAGGCTACGGGGCATTCGATGTACCACACGAAGAACAAGACATCATTACGGCGGATGAGCGCGTTGAACCGGTCCAGCGCACGATCCAGGAGGTGCTACGGAATGTGTGCGTCTACGTTGAGGTACGTTCCGGTACGGACAATCGTTCCGATGGCATCAAAGAGCACATCGCCTCCCTGGGGGCACGTGTAAACGAACGGCTGCTGAA AGACACAACGCACGTGATATTCAAGGATGGCCTACTGTCGACGTACcagaaggcgaagaaaatgaaCATACCCGTCGTCTCGATACTGTGGATCGAGGCCTGCAAGCGCCATACATGCCTGATGAACCCGGACGACTTTAAGATCTCCAATCACGACCGCTACGACAATCCGGACCTATATAAGCGCATTAGG CGCCAAAAGTCGATGCAACCGGGGGCAAATGTAGCTGCGGGTACCAAGAAACGGACCGTAACGGCCGGGGCGATCGCGAAGGCCAATGCCGTGCTATCACCCCCGACAAAGCTACCAACGCTGCATCGCATTCGCAAAGATGATCGTTTGGAAAGgattttaaatgaatttgAGGCCGAAAATCAGTTCACCGGTAACGGTTCCAGCAGTGAACCAATCGACGAGTACGACGAAATGCTACAAGCGGCACCGAAGCGAATGCTGGAACGTTTCCGCAATACACCGACCACATCCGATAGTCCGGCCGTGGCCGCTACAAGGGCGACGAATGCCGGAGATGACGGGGAAATAGATTGCACTCCAACGGgagtgaacggaacggatcgaagCGAAGACATTACACTTTCGCGGCGAGTCCTGTTCTCTGCTGGTCGCGGCGCATCgacgaaaaaggataaaccaCTGACACCGGCTTCGAAAGCGCGGCGTAAGACGATCCTTTTCACTCCTCAGATGGCCAAtgtcgaggaagaggcgagcaaCACTCGCCAAGAAACGCAGGAAACGAACAAAACTCCCGCTCAACAACAGGGTACACGCAATCGACGTAAGACCATCGTGGCCACTGTCGGTGATCGTAGCAGCAATGCAGACGTGCAGACACCGGTGGTAGCTCCACCAGCTCGCACGATTCGTACACGTCGTAGTTCGATGCTGGCAAGCGTTGAGGCGGATGTACAAACCTTAACCCTCGAGGAATCGTCGGTGGCGATTCCGAACGAACCGACGATCAGACGAGACCGACGCAAGACGATCGCTTTCGGGAATGATGAGAACACACCGCCACACGCCGCGGTTGCTGCGATCGGTCTCAGTTCTAAGTCGCGCCCGAGCACCAAATATAACACCATATACTCACCAAAGGACATGGACATTTCGAGCGTTCCGAAAACTGCCGCCATTTCGGCAGCAGTTTCCAGTTCCCTAGGGAATGCTTTGGACCATTATCAAACGGAATCCTCGTCGATGAACGTATCAGAGTCGGAGGAGGTCCGTAGAATGTCAGAAAATTCAAAGCCTACTAGTGAGAGCATTCACAATTCAACACGAATGTCCATAGCAACCACTAGTGGATCTGTTCAGAGCCGCAGAAGAACACTCTTCACCCCTGGCGGTGCTAGTGATACCTTTATGGAGGCACTGGAAGTGAGTGAGACTCCCCCGTCGAACTCAACGTTACACACCAAGACGCGGCCCAGTTCGGCGTTCCTGCTGCACGGCAATGGTAGCAGCATCCTCCATCACCCTAAACCGACCTCGAACTCGACTCCCAAAGAGCCGGCCCCGAAGACTTTGCTGGAAGAGTATCAATCTTCGCTACGGTTCAGCTCCTCGCGTGCCCCAGAGCGTCGCCGTCAGACCATTTTTGACATCACGATGGACATCGTCGATCAGCGACTGTCCGAGATTAATCGACGTGCTGCCTTGACGGCACAGAGAAACTCTCCCGAGCAATCGTCTTCTTCGTCCGGCCCATTGGTCACTCCAGCCCAGGATGCTGCTCTTCGTAGTCCTCCTCCAGTGCAGCAAACAGCCATTAGTGAATACTACCGGAAGGCAActaaatcgatcgaaaagatTAACAAACCACGTGAACTGattacaagcagcagcagcagcagcagcagtagcggcaacAGTGCCAGCGAGGCAGAAAGTGTTCCGGGAGCGGAAGCACAACCACGCCGGCGTAAACTGTTTAATGTGCAAACGCAGGATATGCTGTTCGGTaccaagccagcagcagcgaaagtgGCCACACCGAAAAGACGCTCCCTGGCACCGGTGCAGATGGATAGCAAGGCATCGGTCGGTGTGGCCAGCGCAAAGAAGCGACGCACGACGATGCTGTTCCAGTCACCGTTTGAAGCAGCGCAAACGGTTACCGCGAAGAAGCAGCCATTTCAACCCGGCCGTGGACTACCCTCGGTGGTCGCTACACAAAACTCTGGGTCGGCCGGACCACGCCAGTATCTGGCCACCACTAATCTTCATACCGAGCAGAGCACCTTTCTGAAGGAG GCCATCGGTACGCTCGGTGGAGGGTTCATCCTGGAGGCAGATGTGACCGCCAATACGACACACCTTGTGACACTGGAATCGCGCCGCACCATTAACCTACTGCGTGCCCTAATCCGGGGTCTGTGGATCGTACGGTACGATTGGATCGTGGCATCGGTAACCGCCGGCCATTGGCTCCCGGAGGAGCAGTTTGAATTGCGTGACTTTTCGCCCGCAATACAGGCCAATCGGAGCGAACGGCAGGCATTCGGTAAGCATTATCGCAGTGACCTGTTTGCCGATTATGGCCCCATCTGGATCTCGCCCCGCTGCAACGTCCCTCCGGGCCAGCTACGGGAGCTGCTGGTCCTCTGCCACGCCAAAGTGACGGGAAACCGTGGAGAGGCGCGGTATCTGATCGTCGAAAAGGACAGTGCCAAAGATTATCGAGTAAATGGGCAGCAGATTTGTGTGGACGCCCTATGGATTCTCGATAGCATTACTATTAACAAGGTAAAGAAGCTATCACTAAAGTATCGCATAGAGCGGTAG